AGCTTAATTGAAGTTGTCGTGGCCACTGCCATTATTGGTCTCACGGCAGCGCTGATCCCGCCAATTGTTGCTCTTTCGGTTGCCGCTCGTGCTCAGAGCCAGCGAGTTGAGCAAGCTTATTTCTTGGCCCAGGGATACATCGATCTCGTGCGACTGAGGATGGAAAGGGGGCCAGCAGGTGGAAGTGTGTCTGATTTCATTAACGACATCAACAGGATAGTTCCTCCGAATAGTGCTACTTCGCTGGACGCGGTTCCACCACCAGCGGCTAATGCGTTGAGGAATGCTCCGCTTTGTGATTTGAGAAATCCCAATCCAAATGCGGGCCTTTGTCGCATCGATATTAATGCTGACGGGCGGCCAGATTTCGGAACACAGGCGTTTCGAGTTCGGCAGCAGCTAGCTTCAGATGGCAGGCCGATAGCCTTCGTTTTTGGGGTGCGGGTGTATCCGCGAGCCGTAGTGCAGGGAACCTACACCGGGCCGCTGGGGATTCGACCCGCAGCTGTCCGCTTAGGGGCAATAGAGGCTGTCAGTAACCCCCTGGCGGTGCAATATGGACGGGTGTTTATGCCAGATGCACCTGATTCTTTGTTGAATCTGTGCTTAGTGTTAGGTGGTGACCAGGCTAGGTGTCGTCAGTAGGGGGGCAAGGAGAATGCAAGTCATGCGCAGATGGTTGCTAACAATGCTTCAGTCCAAGAATCGCTTAGCTCGCGCTGGGTTTACGGTAGCTGAGCTGCTGGTTGGTGCGACACTGGGGGTGGTGCTGTTAGGCGGGATGATGTACCTGGTTACTGAGATGCTCCGCACCGAGCGCACGGAGACAGCGCGTAGCGAGACCGAGCGGGAAATGGCGCAGGCGTTGGACTACATTGCGTCGGAACTGCGGGAAGCGGTGTTGGTCTATGACCGGAACTGCTTGGGAGCTGATGGCACAGGGAATGGTACAACTTGCCAGGGACTGAGACTGCCGCGCAATACGGTGCTGGCGTTTTGGAAGCGGGAAGAGCTGCCGGATTTGAATCTTCTGAATCTCTCTGGAGCGCCTTCTGATGAATACGCCGTTCTCGATTGGTATGCCCGAAATCGCTGTGGGGGAAACCAAGATTGCCAGCGAGTGATGAACTACACTCGCACACAGTACGTACTGGTTGTGTACGTGTTGTGCCGCAACCCTGGTGGGCCGCCTACTCGGCCTGGTGGACCTGCTTGCGGTTTTACTACTGATACGCAGCCTCGTGGCCCAGCGCGGATTGTACGGGGGTATTTCTACCAGTACCAATGGGCTCCCTCCTTTGCGGACCGTCTCGCCAATCTCGACCCATTGACAGGTCCTACATGGCCTAGTACTATCCCGCACTGGAATGGACCTAATTCCGATACCGCTATCTTAGTTTCCAATGTGGATTGGACTGGGGACCGTGTTTCTATCAATTGCCCACCAGGTTACCTATCTTCCACAGGTGCAGGGTCGGATACGGGGTTTCCATCGTTTTTCGCCTGTGTGCGGGAGCGGGTTGGAGAGGGTACTGGCTTTGTGCAGGATGTGTATCTCTACCTGCGGGGGAATGCCGCTGAACGGGCCGGCTTACGGGAAATTGAGCGGGGGACTAATCAGTTCCGTCCAGCAGTAGAAACCCAAGTGCGCACCCGTGGAAGCTACAACCGGCGACCCAGTTAACTTTAGGAGGTAAACCCTATGCAACCGGTCAAAGCTAATCAAGGATTTACTCTAGTTGAAGTTGTCGTTATCGCTGTCATCATAGGCATCTTAGCTGCGATTGCTGCACCTAGTTGGCTGGCTATTCTGACGCGCCAGCGTTTGTACAACGCCCGTGCTAACGCTCTAGACAAAATCCGCGAAGCCCAAAGTCAAGCCATTCGCACCTCGCGCCCTTGGGAAGTTTGTTTTCGGGATAGAAATGGCTTTGTGGAAGTGTCAGTGCAACCGGGGGGGCGTGCATATAACTGCCGGAATCATACCAGTTGGCAATCTCTCATGGACAGCGATGCCCGTACAGTTGCTATTGACCCTGCCAATACCACTTCAAATCCACAATTTGGCACCAACCCCACGGATGGTTACAGCTTCCGTTTTGGCCCGTTCGGTGATAGGGCTGGCCTCGGAGGCAGTGATCCACAGTTGGTATTTATTCCTCGGGGGCAACCCAGAGGGCCGTACTATTGCGTAGTTGCTGAAGGTATTATTGGTCAGGTACGCGAAGGAAAATTGCAGCGGACTAACGAGGGCCGACTGAGGTGCCGATAATGGCGCTGAAGTGTAGTTAGTCTGCTCCGAACTAAACCGATGAATACCCCTTCACTCTACGAAACCGACTACCAACTCTGGCTGGAAAAAACGCTTGCCTGTATCCGCGCAGGCGACTGGTCACAAGTGGACGTGGAACACTTAGTCGAGGAGCTGGAGGACTTGGGCCAGAGTAATCAACACGCGGTTGCTAGCTACTTGATGCGTTTGTGCGAGCATTTACTGAAGCTGAAATACTGGGATGCGGAACGGGAACGATGCTATCGGGGCTGGCTTGTCGAAATCCGTAACTTTCGCATTGAAATCCAAGACCGTCTGAAGCGTAGCCCAAGTCTCTATCCCTTCGTCGAGGACATCTTCAGCCGCCAGTATCAACGAGGTCGAAAACTGTTTTTGGATGGCAGCGGGTTAGACGAAAAGCTGGTTCCCGAAACACCCCCCTTTACCCTAGCACAAGCCCTCGATGAAAACTGGCTACCCTAGAGAACATGGAACTCATTGCCCAGGACCTGTGGAAGTATTACGGCCAGCGGGCAGTGGTGCAGGGAGTGAGCTTGCGCCTGCAACCTGGCGAAATTCTCGGCTTGTTGGGACCCAATGGCGCAGGGAAGACGACCACCTTCGGGATGCTCTATGGCATGGTTATCCCTAGCCGCGGGTGGGTGCAAATCGGCCCCTACCACGTCCAGCGCCAGGGACGGCAAGCGCGCCAGTTTCTGGGCGTGGTAACCCAAGAAGATAACCTGGACCCCGATTTCACCGTCTGGGAAAATTTGGTGTTTTTTGCCCATCACTATCGCATCACAGGCCGCCCAGCCAAACAGCGGGCGTGGGAACTCCTGGCAGAAATGGAGCTGACAGACTACGCCCATCAACGGGTGGATGTGCTCTCGGGGGGCTTAAAACGCCGGTTGGTGCTGGCGCGGGCGCTCATCCACCACCCCAAAATTGTGTTTTTGGATGAACCCACCACCGGCCTGGACCCAGATGCTCGACAGGCGTTTTGGCGGCGCATCACTCAGCTCAAGCAAGATGGATGTGCAGTGCTGCTGACGACTCACTACATGGATGAAGCCCAGCGCTTGTGCGACCGGCTGCTGCTGTTGCAACAGGGGGTGGTGGTGGACCAGGGACCCCCCGAAGACTTGATCCAGCGCATCATCGGCGCTGAGGTGGCCGAAATCGAAGGCGTGGAAGCGGCTGTGATCCAAGACCTGGCTGAACGCGCTGGCGTTTGGTGGCGACCTTTTGGGCGGGGCTACCTGCTGAGCTTGCCCGCCCACGATTCCGAACTCTGGCACGCCCTGGAACAACTCGACAGCACCCGCTTGAGCCGCCGCCGCGCCAACTTGGAGGATGTGTTTTTGCGTTTAACCGGTCATGGTCTAGTGGAATGACGTCGCCGCCGGCACCGTTCGGAACAATATTTCACTTCGTCCCAGCAATCGGCCCACTTTTTGCGCCAGGTAAACGGGCGGCCACACACGGGGCAAATCTTTTGGGGCAAATCACGCTTGGCAATTCCCTTGGGCATGGGCCAAGTACCACTGGTAGGTTTTCTCAATCCCCAACGCTAGCGGCGTTTGCGCTTGCCATCCCAAAGCGTGCAACCGCGAGACATCCAGTAGCTTGCGCGGTGTGCCATCGGGCTTGCTGGGGTCGTACACAATCTCCCCGTCGTAGCCCACGATTTTGCGCACTAGCATTGCTAGGTCGTGGATGCTGATGTCTTCGCCAGTGCCCACGTTGATAATGTCGGGTTCGTCATAGTGCTGCATCAGAAACACACAGGCATCGGCCAGGTCGTCCACGTACAGAAACTCCCGCCGGGGTGTGCCCGTGCCCCACACCGTCACGTAAGGTTGTCCCTGCACCTTGGCTTCGTGAAATTTGCGGATCAAGGCGGGTAAGACGTGGGAGGTGTGCAGGTCAAAGTTATCCCCAGGACCGTAGAGATTGGTGGGCATGGCGCAAATGGCCGACCAGCCGTACTGCTGCCGGTAGGCTTGACAGAGTTTGATGCCCGCAATTTTCGCCACTGCATACCACTGGTTGGTGGGTTCCAGCGCTCCGGTCAACAAATACTCTTCCTTGATGGGCTGGGGCGCAAATTTGGGATAAATGCAGGAGGAACCGAGAAACAGCAATTTTTTGACGCCGGTGCGAAAGCTGTGGGCAATCACATTGGTTTGGATGCGCAAATTGTCCTCTAAAAAATCCACTGGATAGGTGGCGTTGGCAAGAATCCCCCCAACCTTGGCCGCTGCTAAAAAGACATACTCCGGTCGCTGCTGGTCAAACCATTGCCCGACTGCCTTCTCGTCCCGCAGGTCCAATTCCTGACGGGTCGCCACCAGCAGGTGGGTATAGCCTTGGCGTTGCAGATGCCGGTAGATCGCTGAACCCACAAGCCCCCGATGGCCCGCCACAAAAATCCGGCTGTGCTGTTGCATCCCCCACGCGCCTATCTCCGCCTTGATCCTA
The DNA window shown above is from Gloeomargarita sp. SKYB120 and carries:
- a CDS encoding prepilin-type N-terminal cleavage/methylation domain-containing protein — its product is MRPKQLQIQSGGFSLIEVVVATAIIGLTAALIPPIVALSVAARAQSQRVEQAYFLAQGYIDLVRLRMERGPAGGSVSDFINDINRIVPPNSATSLDAVPPPAANALRNAPLCDLRNPNPNAGLCRIDINADGRPDFGTQAFRVRQQLASDGRPIAFVFGVRVYPRAVVQGTYTGPLGIRPAAVRLGAIEAVSNPLAVQYGRVFMPDAPDSLLNLCLVLGGDQARCRQ
- a CDS encoding prepilin-type N-terminal cleavage/methylation domain-containing protein translates to MQPVKANQGFTLVEVVVIAVIIGILAAIAAPSWLAILTRQRLYNARANALDKIREAQSQAIRTSRPWEVCFRDRNGFVEVSVQPGGRAYNCRNHTSWQSLMDSDARTVAIDPANTTSNPQFGTNPTDGYSFRFGPFGDRAGLGGSDPQLVFIPRGQPRGPYYCVVAEGIIGQVREGKLQRTNEGRLRCR
- a CDS encoding DUF29 domain-containing protein produces the protein MNTPSLYETDYQLWLEKTLACIRAGDWSQVDVEHLVEELEDLGQSNQHAVASYLMRLCEHLLKLKYWDAERERCYRGWLVEIRNFRIEIQDRLKRSPSLYPFVEDIFSRQYQRGRKLFLDGSGLDEKLVPETPPFTLAQALDENWLP
- a CDS encoding ABC transporter ATP-binding protein — encoded protein: MELIAQDLWKYYGQRAVVQGVSLRLQPGEILGLLGPNGAGKTTTFGMLYGMVIPSRGWVQIGPYHVQRQGRQARQFLGVVTQEDNLDPDFTVWENLVFFAHHYRITGRPAKQRAWELLAEMELTDYAHQRVDVLSGGLKRRLVLARALIHHPKIVFLDEPTTGLDPDARQAFWRRITQLKQDGCAVLLTTHYMDEAQRLCDRLLLLQQGVVVDQGPPEDLIQRIIGAEVAEIEGVEAAVIQDLAERAGVWWRPFGRGYLLSLPAHDSELWHALEQLDSTRLSRRRANLEDVFLRLTGHGLVE
- a CDS encoding GDP-L-fucose synthase: MQQHSRIFVAGHRGLVGSAIYRHLQRQGYTHLLVATRQELDLRDEKAVGQWFDQQRPEYVFLAAAKVGGILANATYPVDFLEDNLRIQTNVIAHSFRTGVKKLLFLGSSCIYPKFAPQPIKEEYLLTGALEPTNQWYAVAKIAGIKLCQAYRQQYGWSAICAMPTNLYGPGDNFDLHTSHVLPALIRKFHEAKVQGQPYVTVWGTGTPRREFLYVDDLADACVFLMQHYDEPDIINVGTGEDISIHDLAMLVRKIVGYDGEIVYDPSKPDGTPRKLLDVSRLHALGWQAQTPLALGIEKTYQWYLAHAQGNCQA